The Chrysemys picta bellii isolate R12L10 chromosome 5, ASM1138683v2, whole genome shotgun sequence genome includes a window with the following:
- the LOC135983547 gene encoding vesicle-associated membrane protein 8-like: MMEYNRKSGDIIISTLQIQVDDVKNVITQNVDKVLQRAEKLSDLVDRTDDLQIAAHSFQKNTTKISRKMWLKNAKMMIIIGVILLIILIFIILLATGVIPT, translated from the exons ATG ATGGAGTACAATAGGAAGTCAGGTGACATTATAATTTCTACCCTGCAAATTCAAGTTGATGATGTCAAAAATGTTATCACCCAAAATGTTGATAAGGTTTTGCAAAGAGCAGAAAAGCTAAGTGACCTTGTTGACAGAACAGATGATCTCCAAATCGCG GCTCATTCTTtccaaaaaaacaccacaaagatTTCCAGGAAGATGTGGTTGAAAAATGCCAAAATGATGATAATTATTGGAGTCATTCtacttattattttaatatttatcatTCTCCTAGCTACAGGTGTTATTCCAACAtaa